CGAACGAATAGCCCGCGGGGAATGCGAGCTGGCCGTTGTGACCCTGGCGCCCAAATTGGTGCCGCCGTTACGCGGAGAGGTTATCTGGGCAGACCCTTTGGTCTTTGTTGGCGCCCCCAAGCATGTATTAGCCCAACAGGCACACATAACACTTCATGAACTAGGTAATTACCCGGCAATATTACCCGACCTAAACACCTTTACTGGCAGACTAGTAAAAGAAAGGTTCGACAGGGAAGGTATCAAGTTGCAGTTAAATATGACTACCAACTACCTTGAGACCATAAAAATGATGGTGTCTGTTGGGCTGGGCTGGAGCGTACTACCAAAATCAATGGTTGATAATCACATAAGCGAGATACCCGTCGCCGATATCGGCCTGCAGCGTAACCTCGGTGTTGTTACCCATGGCAAACGCACGCTAGGCAATGCAGCAGCGGCCTTCTTTGATGTAATCCGTAATAGTGTTCTATGAACACGGCGGACAAACCGCTCAACCTTTCATCTTTTCACACTTTCCATTAGCATTATTTGCTATACATTAGGAAGGTTGTGCTACTTATAGTCCTATTTATAGTCCTATTTATAGTCCTATTTATAGTCCTATTTATAGTCCTATTTATAGTCATATTGATAACGAAACAAGGTAAAAAACTATGAAGATCTCCCTTCATCCATTAGGTAAAACACTCTGCATCGCTGGTGTTGCGGCTGGCGCAGTCCTCTCCGCTAATATCGCAAGTGCCGACACAATTTTAGGTATTTACGGTGGCGTCGGCACCTGGACAACCAACATTGATGGCTCGCTGGGAATAGACGACGAACCAATCACAACCAACGAACTAGGCATGAGCGCCGATGACAGCGTATTTTTCTATATAGCACTCGAGCATCCCATCCCGCTTATTCCCAACATAAAGCTGCATCACTCCTCCTTAAAGAGCAACGGACAGGCGGTAGTTGAGCGAGAATTCACCTGGGACGAAATCACCTTTCCTGCCGATACAGACACCACGACGGTCATCGACTTCACTCAAACTGACATTACGCTTTACTACGAAATTCTCGATAACTGGGTGAGCTTGGACGTCGGCTTAACGGCAAAGGTACTAGACGGCACAGCCTATGCGTTCGCAGAGCAAGAAGGGCTAGACCCCATAGAAGAAACTGTTGAGTTAACCGGCGCCCTACCCTTACTTTACGGTATGGCACGGATAGATCTACCATTAACCGGCGCCTATGTTGCAGGTCACATAAATTACATCAGCTATGACAATAGCACCATTAGCGATATCGATGTAAAAGTTGGCTGGCTCTTTGAAAGTGTTCTGGACGTAGGTGCAGAGCTGGGCTACAAGCAATTGAAACTGGAACTTTCGGACTTTGAAGACAGTAACGCCGACCTAACTTTCGATGGGCCGTACTTGAACCTAGCCCTGCACTTCTAGTACAAAGTAACGTTCATCTACTTTCAAAGTACCTTGTACACACCAAAAAGGGCCATTCGGCCTTTTTTACCCTTGTGCACTTCATACTAAAACAGACACTATTTACTGCAATAACTGGAACAAGTCGCCCTCAGTTTTGGCTGTTTCGCTGGCGATCAGCGCTTCAAGCTCTGCTTCTGGAGCAATTTCCTGTGCAGCCGTTAGCGCCTCAAGCGCATCTTTTTCTTTATTGGCGAGCGCCCAGTGGTAACCCGCACGATGCAAGCGCGAAGCTGCTTGATACTGATAAAAATCTACATGGCTAGCATTTGCATCCGACTCTTTCTTTGCCTCCAAAATTGACTTCGCCACCTCAGCACCACTTATCCACGCCTCGGCAGCACTCTTGTTTTTCTCACCGCCACTATAGCTTAACCCCGCCATCTCATAGGACTCACCAGCCATTCGCAGCACTTTGAAACCAACTACCCGATAGGCTTTCTTTAAATTCGAATCGGCTTTTTGATACTGTTCCCACAGTGCCTTTCCAAATGCATACTCCGCTTCTGCAAGCTTTTCAGTTTTTTCAGCGTACCGCCTCCAAGCACCAACGGCTTTGCCGTCACTATCGTTTGCAGCCCAACTCGCGGTAACTTGCCTCTGTGAACTAAAGAGACCCTCAATTTTACCTTCAAGGGCCTTAATTAAAGCGATGGACTCCTTGAAATAAAGGTTATCTACTCTGCTTTTTATATGCTTTAGATCAGCATCAATTTGACTGTAGCTTTCCATTATTAGCTGGTCAGAGGCCT
Above is a genomic segment from Teredinibacter franksiae containing:
- a CDS encoding LysR family transcriptional regulator, which gives rise to MDTESLKAFLAVTKHRSFSEAGEELHITQPAVSKRIAALEESLRHALFNRLGRDVTLTEAGENLLPLAEQILRDMRETERRIRELSGEISGTLKVATSHHIGLHHLPPVLHAFTSAHPHVNLQFEFLDSEQAHERIARGECELAVVTLAPKLVPPLRGEVIWADPLVFVGAPKHVLAQQAHITLHELGNYPAILPDLNTFTGRLVKERFDREGIKLQLNMTTNYLETIKMMVSVGLGWSVLPKSMVDNHISEIPVADIGLQRNLGVVTHGKRTLGNAAAAFFDVIRNSVL
- a CDS encoding TIGR04219 family outer membrane beta-barrel protein encodes the protein MKISLHPLGKTLCIAGVAAGAVLSANIASADTILGIYGGVGTWTTNIDGSLGIDDEPITTNELGMSADDSVFFYIALEHPIPLIPNIKLHHSSLKSNGQAVVEREFTWDEITFPADTDTTTVIDFTQTDITLYYEILDNWVSLDVGLTAKVLDGTAYAFAEQEGLDPIEETVELTGALPLLYGMARIDLPLTGAYVAGHINYISYDNSTISDIDVKVGWLFESVLDVGAELGYKQLKLELSDFEDSNADLTFDGPYLNLALHF